GAGCGTAGAACATCTCGAGGTAACGGCGAGTCTCGCGCCTGTCCAGGTTGGAGACATACTTCCAGAAACCATAAACTCCAGAGAGTGTCATCAGCCTCTCCGAGTAGAGCTTCCAAGTGtacctaattttatttgattttaatgaaGAGGTTAAGATAATTGATACTGATCCGAAATTGGCCTTCAAGACAAGAAGGGGTTACCAAGACGGGATCTTACttctcttcaattcttttcagccCTCCTAGCGAGATCTTGTCCCAGTGGGTTGGGTCTTCCTTGCACTTCTCAAAGAAATTTACGATGATTTCAGCAGCCTTGTCACCCTGATAAGGGTCAATGTGGAAGCCAGAAACTCCATCTACTATAATTTCGCCAGGTCCTCCATGAACAGTTGCAAAGGTGGGCAGCCCACAGGTCATGGACTCGACGACGGTGAGTCCAAAGGCTTCGTAGAAGGCAGGCTACATAAAACCAAAGCAAAAGATGCAGGTTGGTGAAACTTCAGCTTGGCATGCAATTGTTTCTACAGAAAAAGAGTAGCAAGTACCTGAATGAAAGCTCCTTTTGTGTCAGCAATGTATCGGTAGAGCTCGCCGTTGCGAACACGGTTCATCTGGGCTGAGATCCAGCGAATGTGCCCATTAAGATTGTACTTCTCAATGAGATCGTACATCTTCTTAAATTCCGCTTGTTCCTCGAGATCCTTGGACTCTTTCCCGTGGTCTCCACACACTACCACAAGGTTCACCAACTCCTTCAAACGTTCATTCCGGCCATAGAACTCGACCAGACCTGTCAAGTTCTTCACTCGGTCCAGCCTTGCCATGGAGAATATAATGGGTTTTTTTGTGTCATTCAGCACACCCCTGCAAGGACTCTTGAGTTAGTCACTGTGTGATCCGGGAAGAATGACAAATTTAGTTGAAAGAACAGGTCATACTTGTGCTCAGTGTTATCTTCAGGGTTGAAGAGCAGCTCCTCAATCTCGGGGTGGAGGGAAGTGAGTCTCTTTTGCTTCTCTGTGTACGGGAAGTATATCGACAAATCAGCTCCAGGGGAGACAATGTTGAACTTTGGGTCAAACACATCGATTCCATGAACAACTCGGTAGAGACCAGGAAGAGTAAAAGCGGTGTGAGACTCATACTGCCCCACGGTATCCTTGCTGAAACAATACAAGATATGAAGAAATTCTCTTAGATTCCAATAGCCATTCTAGTATCCCGATTGAAACAAAGGATGATTAGTACCTCCCAGCAATTTCCTGGAAGGTGCTAGTGATGATAAAGTCAGCATGATTCATCGCAATCAAATCAGCTGTGAATTGGCAAGAGAAATGATACTGATTCTCAAACTTCTTCCAATAGATGTCCGAGTTAGGATACTTCGTTTTCTCCAGTGCATGGGCGATGGTGCACTGCATGTGAAAGACAATAAGCATCAGTGACGCAGAAATCTCATACCGTCTAATGTGCAGTTGCAAACTAAGTGATTCAAACCTGGGTTACTCCTAATTTATGTGCTAGCAAAGTCGAAACTAGATTTCCATCACTGTAGTTTCCAATGATCAGATCAGGGGTGGTCTGCAGTTCTCCAGCCAACTCATTTGCTACATCCTATCATCAAAAAACATCATTGATAAACTTTCACGCACAAGTTTATCAAAGCAGATCCATGCCCAAGCCACTGAGATACTGAAAACAAGCTTACAAGACTAAGATTTACCTCAGTATAGGTCTCAAGGTAAGGCCACACTTCGAAACGGGAAATCCATTTGCGGACGATTCCGTTCTCTGTTCTAAATGGAACTCGTAGAATGTGAGTGTGCTCGGTGCCAATGACCTTCTCAAGTTTCTGTCCGCAAGTAGTGCCTACTGCATCAGGAAGCAATCTGGTAACCTGCATCATCCCAGCAATTTAATCTCAGGCAGGGTGCATCGACCATAAATTTCCTTAA
The window above is part of the Musa acuminata AAA Group cultivar baxijiao chromosome BXJ2-6, Cavendish_Baxijiao_AAA, whole genome shotgun sequence genome. Proteins encoded here:
- the LOC135614662 gene encoding sucrose synthase 2, with amino-acid sequence MPQRTLTRAHSVRERIGDSLSSHPNELVALFSRFINQGKGMLQPHQLLAEYAAAFSEADREKLKDGAFEDVIKAAQEAIVIPPWVALAIRPRPGVWEHVRVNISELAVEELTVPEYLHFKEELVDGSSQNNNFVLELDFEPFNASFPRPSLSKSIGNGVQFLNRHLSSKLFHDKESMYPLLNFLRQHNYKGMSMMLNDRIQSLSALQAALRKAEQHLLSIPSATPYSEFNHRFQELGLEKGWGDTAQRVYENIHLLLDLLEAPDPCTLENFLGTIPMMFNVVILSPHGYFAQANVLGYPDTGGQVVYILDQVRALENEMLLRIKRQGLDITPRILIVTRLLPDAVGTTCGQKLEKVIGTEHTHILRVPFRTENGIVRKWISRFEVWPYLETYTEDVANELAGELQTTPDLIIGNYSDGNLVSTLLAHKLGVTQCTIAHALEKTKYPNSDIYWKKFENQYHFSCQFTADLIAMNHADFIITSTFQEIAGSKDTVGQYESHTAFTLPGLYRVVHGIDVFDPKFNIVSPGADLSIYFPYTEKQKRLTSLHPEIEELLFNPEDNTEHKGVLNDTKKPIIFSMARLDRVKNLTGLVEFYGRNERLKELVNLVVVCGDHGKESKDLEEQAEFKKMYDLIEKYNLNGHIRWISAQMNRVRNGELYRYIADTKGAFIQPAFYEAFGLTVVESMTCGLPTFATVHGGPGEIIVDGVSGFHIDPYQGDKAAEIIVNFFEKCKEDPTHWDKISLGGLKRIEEKYTWKLYSERLMTLSGVYGFWKYVSNLDRRETRRYLEMFYALKYRNLAKSVPLAVDGEAINGSK